A window of the Harmonia axyridis chromosome 5, icHarAxyr1.1, whole genome shotgun sequence genome harbors these coding sequences:
- the LOC123681101 gene encoding E3 ubiquitin-protein ligase FANCL: MHSEGRQNDVLLPMDAYFDQPLIEAFRDGADIIYAGTLIVGANVYTIKIREYIEDDIKKFEFSDDDSLEERFSGIYQEIRNIKSRNISTYMKELVKIIDKYNPPLKNIVPILRKIVSEFIEFEKFYINLKSLQGTPDMSSIKIVFTDQANRTHSIEIGIDLETTSDIFFFKKYDVPPNKKNILEARSSNLKELYNKFLGYIEDLQPFFDLLDLIDANCIVLDPKDCLRKYNYRRVLIEKNFSVILTLDPCNVNSCPNLAFVGPDRLVNEFQHKIKENLENWDNQGYLYEQLLLLLGIEKFPKEPKDTSISEDPNSDQLKTNTDCSICFSSDIKGNLPDVICDNKCCENNYHRDCLFEWLSSIDSRKYFDKIQGSCPNCEKTISCPIVA, encoded by the coding sequence ATGCATTCTGAAGGTAGACAGAATGATGTCCTTTTACCAATGGATGCATACTTCGATCAGCCATTAATAGAAGCATTTCGAGATGGTGCCGATATTATTTATGCTGGTACACTTATTGTGGGTGCGAATGTATATACTATAAAAATCAGAGAATATATTGAAGAcgatataaaaaaattcgaattttcggATGATGATTCTCTTGAAGAAAGATTTTCAGGAATATATCAGGAAATAAGGAATATTAAATCCAGAAATATATCTACCTATATGAAAGAACTTGTCAAAATAATTGACAAATATAACCCacctttgaaaaatattgtaccTATCTTGCGTAAGATTGTATCTGAGttcattgaatttgaaaaattttatataaatttgAAATCACTTCAAGGTACACCTGACATGTCTTCAATAAAAATAGTATTTACTGATCAAGCTAATAGAACACATTCCATTGAAATAGGTATAGACCTTGAGACAActtctgatatttttttcttcaaaaaatatgaTGTGccaccaaacaaaaaaaatattctggaaGCAAGGTCTTCAAATTTGAAGGAATTGTATAATAAGTTTTTAGGATATATAGAAGATCTTCAACCCTTCTTTGATTTATTGGACCTGATAGATGCTAATTGTATTGTTTTAGATCCAAAAGATTGTttgagaaaatataattatagaagagttttaattgaaaaaaatttttctgttatTCTTACTTTAGATCCTTGTAATGTAAATTCATGTCCTAATCTAGCATTTGTTGGTCCAGATAGATTAGTAAATGAATTTCAacataaaataaaagaaaatttagaaaattggGACAATCAAGGATATTTATATGAGCAATTACTACTTCTATtgggaattgaaaaattcccaAAAGAACCAAAGGATACTTCTATTTCTGAAGATCCAAACAGCGatcaattgaaaacaaataCTGATTGTAGTATATGTTTTTCTTCTGATATAAAGGGTAATTTGCCAGATGTAATATGTGATAACAAATGTtgtgaaaataattatcatagaGATTGTCTTTTTGAATGGTTATCTTCTATTGATTCACGAAAATACTTTGATAAAATTCAAGGCTCCTGTCCTAATTGTGAAAAAACTATTTCTTGTCCTATTGTTGCATAA
- the LOC123680882 gene encoding uncharacterized protein LOC123680882, with translation MRAHYIALDLVERSTRTYRQALLETWEEMCPNRPSYAQLLSNRVRWMLKGEKLSRAEMENIRVSCYPLETPQEQCSQAEGNNSRRSLLRVRHSGLFVRNEQTETIEQQFLQNLMKFSGINPESRPKIPRLQHSKQVLETVKCLNSVLSGHLENVDTLIGLVDIVYAGAATICEMHGERVGEHKARRLAAPPPWKRRLEEKIVSLRKKIGKLHTYLKSPNPSSKIIKAARKTASEFKIKRKDPNYQEKISVLCDHLKQKIKALGSRIHRYNERVKRHKNNKMFFQNQKKFFRDLEENSAGKSSQLQLKSAEKFWNEVWSKKTTYDENIPWIQEATSKIPVVKMDEIYITGSDVADVLRGSNNWATPGCDNLHNYWWKHFTNVHEALSILLRRSLSDPNLIPNFFTQGQTYLIPKGGDPANPQNYRPITCLPTVYKILTAIITKHVNKHLRTHNLMAPEQGGGRIKTKGSKELLVIDYIITKQARKKLRNISVAWVDYHKAFDSVPHSWLLRVLEIHGIDKGIINLLEFLMCSWRTSLSVRVGDEIKKSNNIEINRGVFQGDTLSAVWFCMALNPLSMLLKNTKYGYIVDRPRQIRVNHSLYIDDLKLYGANSDQLRRLLEIVSQFSDSIGMSFGIEKCATLDVIRGKIQNERLATTLMNQTVIPSLGVGDSYKYLGVQQALDIQTSEMKKMYKQRLIKRITILLKSKLNARSLFTAINIWAMPTITYSFGILTWSTTELKEMDRVIRSLLTQSGVHHPHSSVIRLYLPRHQGGRGLLSLEDVHKENIKSLRKYFLERNSPFFRAIREADQHLSALRLSEPDVQCSDRSMEQLIEEWNAKALHGRYPGCLEKEEVNRVESLTYLRAGYLYPETEGRLLAIQDQVMPTRMYQKHIAKLDIPSDRCRKCLRAPETIQHITSSCPILAPREYLERHNSMARIYHQKIALNLGLLRDETPNHLYAPKTLMENARYKLYWDSALVTDRNVMHNRPDITLFDNQRKTCMLLEFTIPADDNITRAYTEKITKYGDLAFQLKEMYDLKKISILPLIISTNGMVEAHLPENTKRLCLQPDVVSTSQKQVILGTTRIVRKFLQGF, from the coding sequence ATGCGTGCGCACTATATTGCTCTAGACCTGGTTGAACGGTCCACTAGAACATACAGACAGGCCTTGCTTGAGACCTGGGAAGAAATGTGTCCAAACAGACCTTCGTATGCTCAGTTATTGTCAAATAGAGTGAGATGGATGCTGAAGGGCGAAAAACTATCTCGTGCTGAAATGGAAAACATCAGAGTTAGCTGCTATCCACTTGAAACACCACAAGAACAGTGCTCTCAAGCAGAAGGAAATAATAGTCGTAGATCACTGCTGAGAGTAAGGCACAGCGGGCTTTTCGTGAGAAATGAACAGACTGAGACGATTGAACAACAATTTCTTCAGAATCTCATGAAATTTTCGGGTATAAATCCCGAGAGTAGACCGAAAATACCACGGCTGCAGCACTCAAAACAGGTTTTGGAGACGGTTAAATGTCTCAATTCAGTGCTTTCTGGACATCTGGAAAATGTTGACACACTCATTGGGCTGGTGGATATTGTGTATGCCGGAGCTGCTACAATCTGTGAAATGCATGGAGAGAGAGTAGGTGAACACAAAGCTAGAAGACTGGCTGCTCCTCCTCCTTGGAAGAGACGTctagaagaaaaaattgtttcattgagGAAGAAAATAGGAAAACTCCATACTTACCTGAAATCACCAAATCCATCAAGCAAGATCATCAAAGCTGCCAGAAAAACGGCTTCCGAGTTCAAGATCAAACGGAAGGACCCaaattaccaagaaaaaatCTCAGTGCTCTGCGATCATCTGAAACAAAAGATAAAAGCATTAGGCAGTCGCATACACCGGTACAATGAAAGAGTTAAAAGACACAAGAATAATAAgatgttttttcaaaatcagaAGAAATTTTTCAGAGACCTCGAGGAAAATAGTGCCGGGAAAAGTAGCCAACTTCAACTTAAGTCAGCTGAAAAGTTTTGGAATGAAGTGTGgtctaagaaaaccacataCGACGAGAATATTCCTTGGATACAAGAAGCTACATCCAAAATCCCAGTAgtcaaaatggatgaaatttacATCACGGGATCTGATGTTGCAGACGTCTTGAGAGGATCCAATAACTGGGCAACCCCAGGGTGCGACAACCTGCACAATTATTGGTGGAAGCACTTCACCAATGTCCACGAAGCTCTGTCAATACTACTAAGAAGATCTTTATCAGATCCCAACCTAATTCCAAACTTCTTCACTCAGGGCCAAACATATTTAATTCCGAAGGGTGGAGATCCTGCAAACCCTCAAAATTACCGCCCAATTACATGTCTCCCTACAGTGTATAAAATATTGACAGCTATTATCACGAAACACGTAAACAAACACCTACGAACACACAATCTCATGGCTCCAGAACAGGGTGGTGGGCGAATTAAAACAAAAGGCTCCAAGGAGCTCCTGGTTATTGACTACATAATCACTAAACAGGCACGTAAGAAACTGAGGAATATCTCAGTCGCGTGGGTAGACTATCACAAAGCGTTTGACTCGGTACCTCACTCCTGGCTGCTAAGGGTTCTCGAAATTCATGGCATCGATAAGGGAATCATCAATCTCTTGGAATTCCTAATGTGTTCCTGGAGAACCTCCCTCTCTGTCCGTGTTGGAGATGAGATAAAAAAGTCGAACAATATCGAGATAAATCGAGGTGTTTTTCAGGGCGATACTCTCAGTGCTGTCTGGTTCTGTATGGCACTCAATCCTCTGAGCATGCTACTCAAGAACACAAAGTACGGATACATCGTTGACAGGCCTAGACAAATCCGAGTTAATCATAGTTTGTATATAGATGATCTCAAATTATATGGAGCCAACTCTGATCAGCTGAGAAGACTTCTAGAAATAGTCTCGCAGTTCAGTGACTCTATCGGTATGAGTTTTGGGATTGAAAAGTGTGCGACCCTGGACGTGATACGCGGAAAAATCCAAAACGAAAGGCTTGCAACGACGTTGATGAATCAGACAGTCATACCATCTTTGGGCGTAGGAGATTCATACAAGTATTTGGGAGTCCAGCAAGCTTTGGATATTCAGACATCGGAAATGAAGAAAATGTATAAGCAAAGATTgatcaaaagaataacaatccTTCTGAAGTCGAAATTGAATGCTCGATCACTTTTTACTGCCATTAATATCTGGGCAATGCCCACAATAACATACTCATTTGGGATTTTGACTTGGTCGACAACGGAACTGAAGGAAATGGATAGAGTGATAAGATCCCTACTGACACAATCTGGAGTACACCATCCCCACTCATCGGTGATCCGCCTGTACCTGCCACGCCATCAAGGGGGCCGGGGCTTGCTTAGCTTGGAGGATGTCCACaaggaaaatataaaatcattacGGAAGTATTTCCTTGAAAGAAACTCACCATTTTTCCGGGCAATCCGTGAAGCGGACCAACATCTGTCGGCTCTAAGACTCTCAGAACCAGACGTTCAATGTTCTGATCGATCAATGGAGCAGCTAATTGAAGAATGGAATGCTAAAGCATTACATGGAAGATATCCTGGATGCCTGGAAAAAGAGGAAGTTAATAGGGTGGAGTCATTGACTTACCTGAGAGCCGGATACTTGTATCCAGAAACCGAAGGTAGGCTCCTGGCAATACAGGATCAGGTAATGCCAACCAGGATGTACCAGAAACACATCGCTAAGCTGGACATTCCCTCCGACCGCTGTCGCAAATGTCTCCGGGCTCCTGAGACGATACAACATATAACATCTTCCTGTCCCATCTTGGCACCAAGAGAGTATCTTGAGAGACATAATTCCATGGCAAGAATCTACCATCAGAAGATAGCACTGAATTTGGGTTTGCTCCGGGATGAAACCCCAAACCATCTATATGCCCCGAAAACTCTGATGGAAAATGCGAGATATAAACTCTACTGGGACTCTGCATTAGTAACGGACAGAAATGTGATGCATAATAGACCCGACATCACACTTTTCGACAATCAAAGAAAAACGTGTATGTTGTTGGAGTTCACAATCCCGGCAGATGACAACATTACAAGAGCATACACTGAGAAAATTACGAAATACGGTGATCTGGCATTTCAGCTAAAGGAGATGTATGacctgaaaaaaattagtatTCTTCCATTAATAATATCAACTAATGGAATGGTGGAAGCGCACTTACCTGAGAACACAAAACGATTGTGTCTGCAACCTGATGTTGTCTCTACCTCCCAGAAGCAGGTCATCTTGGGTACAACCCGAATTGTTAGGAAGTTTCTGCAAGGTTTCTGA